The proteins below come from a single Chryseobacterium bernardetii genomic window:
- a CDS encoding HdeD family acid-resistance protein — MANLFQTLTNTVKHWYIPLIFGIVFLICGFYVFSVPLATYVTLSIFFSVSFLFSGITEIFFSIQNSKSLHGWGWFLVSGLLTTAIGIYLIAYPQISMSILPFVVGFTLLFRSFQLLGFAFDLKSMKIMSWGNVALTSVGGIIFSLLLIFNPIFTGISLVTLTGVSFIFMGIASIMLALDLRKVKKIPGKVSQELRDRIKSLQDEIDDLEK, encoded by the coding sequence ATGGCTAATTTATTTCAAACACTTACCAACACCGTTAAACACTGGTATATTCCATTGATCTTTGGAATTGTTTTTCTGATCTGCGGCTTTTATGTATTCAGTGTGCCACTGGCAACTTATGTAACACTTTCTATATTTTTCAGTGTTTCATTCCTGTTTTCGGGGATTACGGAAATATTCTTTTCTATACAAAACAGTAAATCCCTTCACGGATGGGGCTGGTTTCTTGTAAGCGGACTGTTGACCACTGCAATTGGGATTTATCTGATCGCTTATCCGCAGATTTCAATGTCTATTCTTCCGTTTGTTGTAGGATTTACTCTTCTGTTCCGGTCTTTCCAGTTGCTGGGGTTTGCTTTCGATCTGAAAAGTATGAAGATCATGAGTTGGGGAAATGTAGCTTTAACAAGCGTAGGAGGTATTATTTTTTCTTTACTGCTGATATTTAATCCGATATTTACAGGAATTTCTTTAGTTACATTAACAGGAGTTTCCTTTATTTTTATGGGAATAGCTTCTATTATGCTGGCTTTAGATCTTAGAAAAGTTAAAAAGATTCCTGGAAAAGTAAGCCAGGAACTCAGAGACAGAATCAAATCCCTACAGGACGAAATTGATGATCTGGAAAAATAA